A genomic window from Denticeps clupeoides chromosome 11, fDenClu1.1, whole genome shotgun sequence includes:
- the LOC114800140 gene encoding uncharacterized protein LOC114800140 yields the protein MTSSHAPALPELTSTLSLMELQQEGRRSAVAAVAAGPRVHSAFALVKSHVRAQGGRRNSILDVVQRATRELQPDARAEGGEEDEDEEDLEKVLRRVEALRCEMREEVAQLRTDMALALGRLETRVAEAAEPRGLEKGRKPPASGSRRRTLSRTMTAIAPKSRPPPPPVQRSKSEPLGGGAWPPPSKADARATRPGALPQSHGKKAAPKARPGKEAT from the coding sequence ATGACCAGCTCCCACGCTCCTGCTCTGCCCGAGCTCACGTCTACTCTCAGCCTGatggagctgcagcaggagggGCGGAGGAgcgcggtggcggcggtggcggcgggcCCGCGGGTCCATTCCGCCTTCGCCCTCGTGAAGAGCCACGTCAGGGCGCAGGGGGGACGGAGGAACTCCATCCTGGACGTGGTCCAGAGGGCGACCAGGGAGCTGCAGCCAGACGCCCGGGCTGAAGGTggcgaggaggacgaggacgaggaggaccTGGAGAAGGTCCTGCGGAGGGTGGAGGCGCTGAGGTGCGAGATGAGGGAGGAGGTGGCTCAGCTCCGGACGGACATGGCGCTGGCGCTCGGGCGCCTGGAGACGCGCGTCGCCGAGGCCGCGGAGCCCAGGGGCCTCGAGAAGGGCCGCAAGCCGCCGGCCTCCGGCAGCAGGAGGCGCACGCTGAGTCGAACCATGACCGCCATCGCCCCGAAAAGCcggcccccgccgccgccggtgCAGCGCTCCAAGTCTGAGCCGctagggggcggggcctggccgCCGCCGAGCAAGGCCGACGCCCGGGCGACGCGCCCCGGGGCCCTGCCTCAGAGTCACGGGAAGAAGGCGGCGCCCAAGGCTCGGCCGGGCAAGGAGGCCACCTAA
- the hpdb gene encoding 4-hydroxyphenylpyruvate dioxygenase, whose product MTTYTDKGEKHDQGRFLCFDHITFWVGNAKQAASFYCTKLGFEPLAYRGLETGSRDTVSHVVRQDKIIFVFCSALNPGNEEMGEHLVKHGDGAKDIAFTVENCDLLVEKARERGAVIVKEPYVLEDGRGRVKMAVLQTYGDTTHTFVERTDYAGRFLPGFHAPLFIDPLLEKLPHGGLNFIDHIVGNQPDDEMVPVVEWYQRNLLFHRFWSVDDKQLQTEYSALRSIVVANYEETVKMPINEPAMGKRKSQIQEYVEYYGGAGVQHIAMNTSDIITSIRNLKERGMEFMSVPDTYYQQLRDNLKVSKVKVTEDLDVLEELKILVDYDDNGYLLQIFTKPVQDRPTVFLEVIQRHNHQGFGAGNFKSLFEAIEADQNARGNLTVLNPNRTSEPL is encoded by the exons ATG ACCACCTACACAGACAAAGGCGAGAAG CACGACCAGGGCAGGTTCCTCTGCTTCGACCACATCACCTTCTGGGTCGGCAACGCCAAGCAG GCCGCCTCGTTCTACTGCACCAAGCTGGGCTTCGAACCCCTGGCGTACCGGGGACTGGAGACAGGCAGCCGGGACACGGTGTCCCACGTGGTGAGACAGGACAAG ATCATTTTCGTTTTCTGCTCTGCCCTCAACCCTGGAAACGAAG AGATGGGAGAACATCTGGTGAAGCATGGAGATGGAGCTAAAGACATCGCCTTCACTGTGGAGAACTGTGACCTGCTGGTTGAG AAAGCCAGGGAGCGGGGCGCCGTCATCGTGAAGGAGCCGTACGTGCTGGAGGACGGGCGTGGCCGCGTGAAGATGGCCGTGCTTCAGACG TACGGCGACACCACGCACACGTTTGTGGAGAGGACGGACTACGCGGGGCGCTTTCTCCCAGGGTTCCACGCTCCTCTGTTCATCGACCCTCTGCTGGAGAAACT GCCGCATGGTGGACTCAACTTCATCGATCATATAGTTGGGAACCAGCCTGATGATGAAATGGTGCCTGTGGTGgaatg GTACCAGAGGAACCTGCTTTTCCACCGGTTCTGGTCTGTGGACGACAAGCAGCTCCAGACCGAGTACAGCGCCCTGCGCTCCATCGTGGTGGCCAACTACGAAGAGACGGTCAAGATGCCCATCAACGAGCCCGCCATGGGCAAACGCAAGTCCCAGATACAG GAATACGTGGAGTACTACGGTGGGGCCGGGGTGCAGCACATCGCCATGAACACCTCTGATATCATCACATCC ATCCGTAACCTTAAGGAGCGCGGCATGGAGTTCATGAGCGTTCCCGACACCTACTACCAGCAGCTGAGAGACAATCTGAAGGTCTCCAAGGTCAAGGTCACGGAGGACCTGGACGTTCTGGAG GAGCTGAAGATCCTGGTGGATTACGATGACAACGGCTACCTGCTCCAGATCTTCACCAAGCCGGTGCAGGACAGACCCACCGTGTTTCTGGAGGTCATCCAGAGACACAACCACCAG